A single region of the Triticum dicoccoides isolate Atlit2015 ecotype Zavitan chromosome 2B, WEW_v2.0, whole genome shotgun sequence genome encodes:
- the LOC119366908 gene encoding uncharacterized protein LOC119366908 translates to MPPEKIKIEPKNIDAAAGEILGVLEDTSKGNLIYFKGWEGFGASAILNLVAQRLKSSTRQNKFDIVIHVDCSVWKSMRALQKAIAEELELPHSVMAIFDRCEEDDDFSGIDEGSRGVIADIRREIFRKLVNSIFVVVFHNGSRRYIDLYDCGVPITTFLSNMMLWTWHGRFRVDLDRILEDGEHGKMKSQTDVLLYASAQLEDEEIRDLLHEEALEVARCAGIVKPDDISHKIVTECLIYMTKIATDLKTHAPNYWICDGIIQGQDNASAWDIGNSLRNMCLDVELTYSEETAPMLQVSGDLLVNRWNFTTHKKLLKDNTRVLPPQVTSFFLSADEPPRNTTSILPVGMFQHSQSSKLRVLHLSHCTFSFASPPFVHCVQLRLLHLDHCTNITDDEEHPSHNENMTCSQKLWVLVLRYTDWYWLLSEKMMSLMTDLRELNVEGAKHWSISDLCGDIPSLVVLRVTANTVTIHSQDIIKNNGASLLNLSKASLLKTVSLESCAELEQVTPFMLPPLLESFSFINSGATAAKISCISFRGCSQLKNILLRGNLGRLGELDLSDTAVKTLDLGELEAPNLKCFILLGCKKLRAILWPPEDKRTWALEKLHISTVQLASPSQNNWEEKTNEASVAGGSSSIFAFGESQLGTRQIASFDFNRYISVVDPRLMWSLMPFQKEIEGNFVYMEIDSSPASGATVGGREVAQGIGSQQQVAQYLYARDVFQEHPQAVTAIEGVTSWMWACPPIPTPRPQDWYFHMQDEEKMESGSLQEQHNTRRISTSVALAPVLMCDNARMLYVHDSYSTTCIPCPQGAKWWYLEWCRVERCPKLCFVFATPQLSSGKQTFFYLSTFWASQLPMACYIWNWSTTYQPSVGSFEYLVLLHLDNCPRLKHVLPLSEHMDTLPSLETLEIVCCGDLKEVFPLDPKRQQKQEIIRFPNLRRIHLYQLYTLQSICGSRMSAPNLETIRIRGCWGLTRLPSVSSSTTKRPKVDCEKDWWDNLKWDGLEANHDPSLYESCHSRYYKKAHLPRVTVLR, encoded by the exons ATGCCTCCAGAG AAGATAAAGATCGAGCCAAAAAACATCGATGCTGCAGCAGGAGAGATACTTGGTGTTTTGGAGGACACAAGCAAAGGAAATCTGATCTACTTCAAGGGCTGGGAGGGATTTGGAGCATCGGCTATTCTCAATCTGGTAGCTCAACGCCTGAAATCATCAACAAGACAGAACAAGTTTGATATAGTTATCCATGTGGATTGCTCagtatggaaaagcatgagagcccTGCAAAAGGCAATCGCAGAGGAGTTGGAGCTTCCGCATTCGGTAATGGCCATCTTTGATCGGTGTGAGGAGGACGACGACTTCAGTGGGATAGATGAAGGCTCCAGAGGGGTGATAGCAGATATCAGAAGGGAAATCTTCAGAAAACTTGTTAACAGTATATTTGTGGTAGTTTTTCACAACGGGAGCAGAAGGTACATTGATTTGTATGATTGTGGTGTCCCAATAACAACATTTTTGAGTAACATGATGTTGTGGACCTGGCACGGGAGGTTTCGGGTCGATCTCGATCGAATACTAGAAGATGGGGAACATGGAAAGATGAAGAGTCAGACAGATGTTCTCTTATATGCTTCTGCGCAACTTGAAGATGAGGAAATACGAGATCTACTGCATGAAGAGGCTTTGGAGGTTGCCAGGTGTGCGGGCATTGTTAAGCCCGATGATATAAGCCACAAGATAGTCACGGAGTGCCTCATATACATGACAAAAATTGCTACGGACTTGAAGACACATGCACCAAACTATTGGATCTGTGATGGTATTATACAGGgccaagacaatgcatcagcatgggATATTGGCAATTCTCTCAGAAACATGTGCTTGGATGTTGAGTTAACATATAGTGAGGAAACAGCTCCCATGCTACAGGTGTCGGGTGATTTACTTGTTAACCGCTGGAATTTCACCACCCACAAAAAACTCCTAAAGGATAACACTCGTGTGCTGCCTCCTCAGGTGACATCATTCTTCCTTTCTGCAGATGAGCCACCAAGAAATACAACATCAATACTACCAGTTGGCATGTTCCAACATTCACAAAGCAGCAAGCTACGTGTGTTACATCTGTCTCATTGCACCTTCAGTTTTGCATCTCCTCCCTTCGTTCATTGTGTCCAACTAAGATTGCTCCATCTGGACCATTGCACGAATATCACAGACGATGAAGAGCATCCAAGCCACAATGAAAACATGACATGTTCCCAGAAGTTATGGGTTCTGGTTTTGAGGTATACAGATTGGTATTGGCTTCTATCGGAAAAGATGATGAGTTTAATGACTGACCTCAGGGAGTTGAATGTGGAGGGAGCCAAGCATTGGAGCATAAGCGATTTGTGTGGTGATATTCCTAGCCTTGTCGTACTTCGAGTAACAGCCAACACAGTCACAATTCATTCACAAGACATCATAAAAAATAATGGTGCATCACTCCTCAACTTGTCCAAGGCAAGTCTCCTGAAGACAGTCAGCCTTGAGAGTTGTGCTGAATTGGAACAAGTCACCCCTTTCATGTTACCCCCATTGCTTGAGTCATTTAGCTTCATCAACAGTGGTGCTACTGCTGCCAAGATATCTTGTATCTCCTTTCGGGGTTGTTCTCAGTTGAAGAATATACTTCTCAGAGGAAATTTGGGGCGCCTGGGGGAGCTGGACCTCTCGGACACGGCAGTGAAAACCCTTGACCTCGGAGAATTGGAAGCTCCAAACCTAAAGTGTTTCATACTGCTGGGCTGCAAGAAGCTCCGTGCAATATTATGGCCACCGGAAGATAAAAGGACATGGGCGTTGGAGAAGTTGCACATCAGCACCGTCCAACTTGCATCACCAAGCCAGAATAATTGGGAAGAGAAGACCAATGAGGCTAGTGTTGCTGGAGGATCATCATCCATCTTTGCTTTTGGGGAATCCCAACTAGGCACCAGGCAAATTGCATCTTTTGACTTTAATCGGTACATATCTGTTGTGGATCCAAGGCTCATGTGGTCTCTTATGCCCTTTCAGAAAGAAATTGAGGGAAACTTTGTATACATGGAGATTGATTCATCTCCTGCCAGTGGAGCTACTGTTGGTGGCCGTGAAGTTGCTCAAGGCATCGGGAGCCAGCAGCAGGTTGCTCAATACTTATATGCAAGAGATGTCTTTCAAGAGCACCCGCAAGCTGTCACTGCTATCGAAGGTGTGACCAGCTGGATGTGGGCTTGCCCACCTATTCCTACTCCAAGACCTCAAGACTGGTACTTCCACATGCAAGATGAAGAGAAGATGGAGAGTGGATCGTTACAGGAACAACACAACACTCGGAGGATTAGTACCAGTGTTGCTTTAGCCCCTGTTTTGATGTGTGATAATGCACGGATGCTGTATGTGCATGATAGCTATTCCACCACTTGCATTCCATGCCCACAAGGTGCAAAGTGGTGGTATCTTGAATGGTGCCGAGTTGAGAGGTGCCCCAAGCTTTGCTTTGTCTTTGCTACTCCCCAACTAAGTAGTGGGAAGCAAACCTTTTTCTATCTGTCTACATTCTGGGCATCCCAGCTCCCTATGGCGTGCTACATCTGGAACTGGAGTACAACATACCAACCAAGTGTAGGATCCTTCGAATACCTAGTATTATTGCACCTGGACAATTGCCCCAGGCTCAAACATGTGCTTCCCTTGTCTGAGCATATGGACACCCTGCCTAGCCTGGAGACGCTCGAGATCGTGTGCTGCGGTGATCTGAAGGAAGTCTTCCCTTTGGACCCTAAGCGCCAACAGAAGCAGGAAATTATAAGATTTCCCAACCTAAGAAGGATCCACCTGTACCAGCTCTACACTCTACAGAGCATCTGTGGGAGCAGGATGTCAGCGCCCAACCTTGAGACCATCAGAATCAGGGGTTGCTGGGGCCTTACACGCTTGCCATCTGTCAGTAGCAGCACCACCAAGCGGCCCAAGGTGGACTGCGAGAAGGACTGGTGGGACAACCTGAAGTGGGACGGTCTAGAGGCAAACCACGACCCTTCGCTCTATGAATCATGCCAC